A window of the Fusarium poae strain DAOMC 252244 chromosome 3, whole genome shotgun sequence genome harbors these coding sequences:
- a CDS encoding hypothetical protein (TransMembrane:1 (o270-288i)): MDAIELLSLPWTLQDVSARLLTGDLVVHDIDRWCHQQAEKDGIKPVMAVVFFNTGADAVDYVKIKAHIAARAGVSYWVYEMPVDASTKQVKSQVEKLNKNTRIHGILIQRPLPPQLNEQEVMASINPVKNIEEYTQGRPDNIAADALVRLLAKYGLLQSAQQARIRIVGSGNIITKGFIKQMKRQFPFVSWSQDFDPSSDASNDKHEALDEDINAPRASMIISELHRGPGFIKTSMVKPEVSVLVDLGFYVTEKGVIGDLSHSLFDRSDLAIAPTPGGVLPILLWIMMERTIKAKQMMAKGERQGCFCLTM, encoded by the exons ATGGATGCTATTGAGCTTCTATCGCTCCCCTGGACACTCCAGGATGTATCCGCCCGTCTTCTCACAGGGGACCTAGTCGTACATGACATTGACCGCTGGTGTCACCAACAAGCTGAGAAGGACGGCATCAAGCCAGTCATGGCTGTTGTGTTCTTCAACACAGGTGCTGACGCCGTTGACTatgtcaagatcaaggctcACATTGCTGCACGT GCTGGCGTCAGCTATTGGGTATACGAAATGCCCGTCGACGCGTCTACGAAACAAGTCAAAAGCCAAGTCGAGAAGCTGAACAAGAACACTCGAATCCACGGCATCCTTATACAGCGCCCGCTGCCTCCCCAGCTAAATGAACAAGAAGTCATGGCATCTATCAACCCTGTCAAGAATATTGAGGAGTACACTCAAGGAAGGCCTGATAACATTGCTGCGGACGCCTTGGTCCGTTTGTTGGCAAAGTACGGACTGCTACAGTCGGCACAGCAGGCCAGAATTCGGATCGTCGGTTCCGGGAACATCATTACGAAAGGGTTCATCAAGCAGATGAAGCGTCAATTCCCTTTTGTGAGCTGGTCTCAAGACTTTGATCCATCTTCTGATGCTAGTAACGACAAACATGAAGCTCTTGACGAGGACATCAATGCGCCACGCGCTTCTATGATCATCTCAGAACTTCATCGCGGACCCGGTTTCATCAAAACATCCATGGTCAAGCCTGAAGTCAGTGTCTTGGTTGATCTTGGCTTCTACGTTACAGAAAAAGGCGTCATTGGCGATTTAAGCCACTCTCTTTTTGACAGAAGCGATCTAGCAATTGCACCAACACCGGGAGGAGTCCTTCCCATCTTATTATGGATTATGATGGAGCGGACAATTAAGGCCAAGCAAATGATGGCAAAGGGAGAGCGGCAAGGGTGCTTCTGCTTAACCATGTAA